Proteins found in one Pectobacterium atrosepticum genomic segment:
- a CDS encoding CoA-acylating methylmalonate-semialdehyde dehydrogenase encodes METVSNFIQGAIASSNSQRYAAVYNPATGEQIRQVVMSDKAEVEQAIASAAAAFPAWSKHSPLRRARVLFRFKALLEERMDTLARLISQEHGKVYSDAVGEVTRGLEVVEFACGIPHLQKGEHSANVGTGVDSHSLMQPLGVCVGITPFNFPAMVPMWMFPIALATGNTFVLKPSEKDPSFSLLLAQLLKEAGLPDGVFNVVQGDKEAVDVLLTDPRVQAVSFVGSTPVAEYIYQTASAHGKRCQALGGAKNHCTLMPDADMDMAASAIMGAAFGAAGERCMALSVVVAVGDDTADALHQRLSAQIKAMRVGPGLVDGQENEMGPVISAPHRAKIADYIQSGVDQGATLRIDGRTLSVQGHPQGYFIGPTLFDNVTPEMKIYQEEIFGPVLSVVRVPDYQTAVTLINNHEYGNGTAIFTRDGETARQFCEEVQAGMVGVNVPIPVPMAFHSFGGWKRSIFGPLNVHGSDGVRFYTRMKTVTSRWPASVRLEHHTSSFIMPTLE; translated from the coding sequence ATGGAAACCGTATCTAACTTCATTCAGGGGGCGATTGCCTCCAGCAACAGCCAGCGCTACGCGGCGGTGTATAACCCGGCGACGGGCGAGCAGATTCGCCAGGTTGTGATGTCTGATAAGGCGGAAGTAGAGCAGGCCATTGCCAGCGCGGCGGCGGCATTCCCTGCGTGGTCGAAGCACTCTCCGTTACGCCGTGCGCGCGTCCTGTTTCGCTTCAAGGCGCTGTTGGAAGAGCGAATGGATACGCTGGCTCGGCTGATTTCACAGGAGCATGGCAAGGTCTATTCCGATGCTGTGGGAGAGGTGACGCGCGGGCTGGAAGTCGTTGAGTTTGCCTGTGGTATTCCGCATCTCCAAAAAGGTGAACACTCGGCGAATGTTGGCACTGGTGTGGATAGCCATTCGCTCATGCAGCCGCTCGGCGTGTGCGTCGGGATTACGCCGTTTAACTTCCCGGCGATGGTGCCCATGTGGATGTTCCCGATTGCACTGGCGACGGGCAATACCTTTGTGCTTAAGCCGTCGGAAAAAGATCCGTCGTTCTCGCTGTTGTTGGCGCAATTGCTGAAAGAGGCAGGCCTGCCGGATGGCGTGTTTAACGTGGTTCAGGGCGACAAAGAAGCGGTGGATGTACTGCTTACCGATCCACGCGTGCAGGCGGTGAGCTTTGTGGGATCGACGCCGGTGGCGGAATACATTTATCAGACCGCGTCGGCGCATGGCAAACGCTGTCAGGCGCTGGGCGGGGCGAAAAACCATTGCACCCTGATGCCGGATGCTGACATGGATATGGCCGCTAGCGCGATTATGGGCGCGGCGTTTGGTGCGGCGGGCGAGCGCTGCATGGCGCTGTCGGTGGTGGTGGCCGTTGGCGATGACACGGCAGACGCGCTGCACCAGCGTCTGAGTGCGCAGATAAAAGCGATGCGTGTTGGACCGGGTCTGGTTGACGGGCAGGAAAATGAAATGGGGCCGGTAATCAGCGCGCCGCATCGGGCGAAAATTGCCGACTATATTCAAAGTGGTGTCGATCAGGGCGCGACGCTGCGCATCGATGGCCGCACGCTGTCTGTTCAGGGGCACCCGCAAGGCTACTTTATCGGGCCGACGCTGTTCGATAACGTCACGCCGGAGATGAAGATCTATCAGGAAGAAATTTTTGGCCCAGTGCTGTCCGTGGTACGCGTGCCGGATTACCAGACGGCGGTGACGCTGATTAATAACCATGAATACGGCAATGGCACGGCTATCTTTACCCGAGATGGCGAAACGGCGCGTCAGTTCTGTGAAGAAGTACAGGCGGGCATGGTCGGTGTGAACGTACCGATTCCGGTGCCGATGGCGTTCCACAGCTTCGGCGGCTGGAAGCGCTCCATTTTTGGGCCGCTCAACGTCCACGGCAGCGACGGCGTGCGCTTCTACACCCGCATGAAAACCGTCACCAGCCGCTGGCCCGCCAGCGTCCGTCTGGAACACCACACCAGCAGCTTCATCATGCCCACGCTGGAGTGA
- a CDS encoding glycoside hydrolase family 1 protein, with protein MKYRHLKRFPEGFLWGAATSAYQVEGAWNEDGKGPSVIDARTSYPEGTTDFKVASDHYHRYKDDVALFADIGFKTYRFSIAWSRIIPDGSGEVNPAGIAFYHNLIDELLHYGIEPIVTMYHFDLPQALQEKGGWYNRETVDAFERFANVLFDEYGDKVKYWLTINEQNMMILHGSALGTLDPTPENPKQNLYQQNHNMLVAQAKAMNALHEKVPGAKIGPAPNIALIYPASAKPEDVMAAFNYNAIRNWLYLDMAVYGRYNTAAWRYMEEKGYTPEILPGDMDILASAKPDFIAFNYYTSQTVEASKGDGSDEIARGGDQHLKSGEEGVHRGASNPWLQKNAFGWEIDPIGFRNTLRELHDRYHLPLIITENGLGAFDTLDENGEVQDDYRIDYLQRHIEQIQLAITDGVDVFGYTPWSALDLISTHQGCSKRYGFIYVNREEFDLKDLRRIRKKSAYWYADVIKNNGLDSSEV; from the coding sequence GTGAAATACCGTCATCTTAAACGTTTCCCTGAGGGGTTTTTATGGGGCGCGGCGACATCGGCTTATCAGGTTGAAGGGGCATGGAATGAAGACGGCAAGGGGCCATCGGTGATTGATGCCAGAACATCCTATCCTGAGGGTACAACGGATTTTAAAGTCGCCAGTGACCATTATCATCGCTACAAGGACGATGTCGCACTGTTTGCCGATATTGGCTTCAAAACCTACCGTTTTTCCATCGCCTGGAGCCGTATCATCCCCGATGGCAGCGGTGAGGTAAACCCGGCAGGCATTGCGTTTTATCACAATCTTATCGATGAGTTGCTGCATTACGGCATTGAGCCGATCGTCACGATGTACCATTTCGATCTGCCGCAGGCGCTACAGGAAAAAGGCGGTTGGTACAACCGAGAAACGGTGGACGCGTTTGAACGCTTTGCCAACGTGCTGTTTGATGAATATGGCGACAAGGTGAAGTACTGGCTGACCATCAATGAACAAAACATGATGATTTTGCACGGTTCTGCATTAGGCACGTTGGATCCGACGCCGGAAAATCCTAAGCAGAATCTCTATCAGCAGAACCACAACATGCTGGTGGCTCAGGCAAAAGCAATGAATGCGCTACATGAAAAAGTGCCCGGCGCGAAAATTGGGCCGGCACCCAACATTGCGTTGATTTATCCGGCATCAGCGAAGCCTGAAGATGTGATGGCAGCGTTCAACTATAACGCGATCCGTAACTGGCTCTATCTGGATATGGCGGTATACGGACGTTACAACACGGCGGCCTGGCGCTATATGGAAGAAAAGGGTTATACGCCGGAGATTCTGCCCGGCGATATGGATATTCTGGCATCGGCCAAGCCTGATTTCATCGCGTTTAACTACTACACCTCGCAAACGGTTGAAGCCAGCAAAGGCGACGGGTCGGATGAAATTGCACGCGGAGGTGACCAGCACCTGAAATCGGGTGAAGAGGGCGTACACCGTGGCGCGAGCAATCCGTGGTTGCAGAAAAACGCCTTTGGCTGGGAAATCGATCCCATCGGCTTCCGCAATACCTTGCGTGAGTTACACGATCGCTATCATTTACCGCTGATTATTACGGAAAATGGGCTGGGCGCGTTTGATACGCTGGATGAAAACGGTGAGGTTCAGGACGATTACCGCATCGACTACCTGCAACGCCACATTGAGCAAATTCAGCTTGCGATTACCGATGGTGTGGATGTCTTCGGCTATACGCCATGGTCGGCACTGGATCTCATTTCCACCCATCAGGGATGCTCGAAACGCTATGGTTTTATTTACGTCAACCGTGAAGAATTCGATCTGAAAGATTTGCGGCGCATCCGTAAAAAAAGCGCATACTGGTATGCTGATGTCATTAAAAACAATGGGCTGGATAGCTCAGAAGTGTAA
- a CDS encoding antibiotic biosynthesis monooxygenase, whose protein sequence is MLQVIAQDFIKPESIEIVMPLYRELVEKTRQEPLCISYALFINQKDPGHLTFIETWPDRAALDIHCQTEHFQRLVPMINSHQRAECTFLLMDPFE, encoded by the coding sequence ATGCTTCAAGTCATAGCCCAGGATTTTATTAAGCCTGAGAGCATTGAGATCGTCATGCCGCTGTACCGCGAGTTAGTAGAGAAAACGCGACAAGAGCCGTTGTGCATCTCGTATGCGCTTTTTATCAATCAAAAAGACCCAGGGCACTTAACCTTTATCGAAACCTGGCCGGATAGAGCCGCTCTGGACATTCACTGCCAGACCGAACACTTCCAGCGTCTGGTTCCCATGATAAATAGCCACCAGCGGGCCGAGTGCACGTTCCTGTTGATGGATCCGTTTGAGTAA
- a CDS encoding MurR/RpiR family transcriptional regulator, giving the protein MPMATSLRELQEQIRERYDSLSKRLQQVAHYVLDNTNSIAFDTVAVIAERADVPPSTLIRFANAFDFSGFNEMKQLFRMNLVEETASYTDRARLFRAMEADAVPETPLDILHEFARSNAQAMQQLAARTPQEDLQKAVDLLAQADTIYIVGLRRSFSVATYLAYALSHLESSAILVNGLGGMFREQLSRVNSRDVVVSISFSPYSQETVMVSEMAAKAGARQIVITDSQISPLATLSDVCFVVKEAQVDAFRSQSATLCLVQSLMVSLAYRQGNGAEQSEKQQRG; this is encoded by the coding sequence ATGCCCATGGCAACCAGCCTGAGAGAGTTACAGGAACAGATCCGCGAGCGTTACGATTCGCTCAGCAAACGATTACAGCAGGTGGCGCACTATGTGTTGGATAATACCAACAGCATCGCGTTCGATACCGTTGCGGTAATAGCCGAACGCGCGGATGTTCCTCCCTCAACGTTGATTCGCTTCGCCAACGCCTTTGATTTCAGCGGCTTCAACGAGATGAAACAGCTATTCCGTATGAATCTGGTGGAGGAAACGGCCAGCTATACCGACCGGGCACGGCTGTTTCGGGCGATGGAAGCTGACGCGGTGCCAGAAACGCCGTTGGATATTCTGCATGAGTTTGCACGCTCAAACGCGCAGGCAATGCAACAGCTGGCAGCACGCACCCCGCAAGAGGATCTGCAAAAAGCGGTCGATCTGCTGGCGCAGGCGGACACGATCTATATCGTGGGGCTACGACGCTCGTTCAGCGTCGCCACCTACCTCGCCTATGCGCTCAGCCATCTGGAAAGCAGTGCGATTCTGGTCAACGGCCTGGGAGGCATGTTTCGCGAACAGCTCAGCCGCGTTAACTCACGCGATGTGGTGGTCTCCATCAGCTTCTCACCCTATTCACAGGAAACCGTGATGGTCAGTGAGATGGCGGCGAAAGCCGGTGCGCGACAAATTGTGATTACCGACAGTCAGATCAGCCCGCTGGCAACGCTCAGCGACGTTTGTTTTGTGGTGAAAGAAGCGCAGGTTGATGCGTTCCGTTCACAGTCTGCCACGCTGTGTCTGGTGCAGTCGTTGATGGTATCACTGGCCTACCGTCAGGGAAACGGCGCAGAACAGAGCGAAAAACAGCAGCGCGGCTAG
- a CDS encoding PRD domain-containing protein produces MIIEKILSNNAVLADDQREIVAIGKGVGFGKKVGDPIDPQRIESQFVKKSDGIADVLSQLLADIPTDCLAVTQQIITLAQKTLRLDVQDTLFLALSDHINFAIQRHKKGQVIKNLMLWDIRQFYRGEFAVGLEALALIRSRLDIDLPEDEAGFIALHLANAANNSDMQSTMQSAGIIKDILTILKYDLHVTFDEHSLNYQRLITHLKFFALRLLNRETVSHGDDSIYQGITELMPRAYACAMKVYDYVEKNYGCQLTTDEVMFLTIHINRLQPSLS; encoded by the coding sequence ATGATCATTGAAAAAATACTGAGCAATAACGCCGTGCTGGCTGATGACCAACGGGAAATTGTGGCGATTGGTAAAGGTGTCGGCTTTGGCAAAAAGGTCGGCGACCCTATCGATCCGCAGCGCATTGAAAGTCAGTTCGTAAAGAAAAGTGACGGTATCGCGGACGTGTTGTCACAACTGCTGGCGGATATTCCAACTGACTGTCTGGCGGTCACGCAGCAGATTATTACTCTGGCGCAAAAAACACTGCGGCTCGATGTGCAAGACACGTTGTTTCTGGCATTAAGCGACCATATCAACTTTGCAATTCAACGCCATAAGAAAGGGCAGGTGATCAAGAATCTGATGCTGTGGGATATTCGTCAGTTCTATCGCGGTGAATTTGCCGTTGGGTTGGAGGCGCTGGCGCTGATTCGCTCCAGATTGGATATCGATTTACCGGAGGATGAAGCGGGGTTTATTGCGCTGCATCTGGCGAATGCGGCGAATAACAGCGACATGCAGAGCACGATGCAAAGCGCGGGTATCATTAAAGATATTTTGACTATTCTGAAGTACGACCTGCATGTCACTTTTGATGAACATTCTCTCAATTATCAGCGTTTGATTACGCACCTGAAGTTCTTCGCTCTACGCTTGTTAAATCGGGAAACAGTGAGCCACGGTGATGACTCCATCTATCAGGGAATTACCGAACTGATGCCGCGGGCGTATGCCTGTGCGATGAAAGTGTATGACTATGTGGAGAAAAATTACGGCTGCCAGCTGACCACCGACGAAGTTATGTTTCTAACCATTCACATTAACCGTTTACAACCCTCTCTATCTTAG
- the adrA gene encoding diguanylate cyclase AdrA encodes MSASSPMFLTVDVRRSGLRFSQRVYIPRIIGTILCSLFISSVLIVKPVPIFAWGLLFLNAFVWPHIAYTLSLRSHDPMRCEKRNLLIDVVFGGIWIGFMGVNLLPSALIVAMVGMNGTAGGGIKLFVQGIVLQCVACLLVLVLFAVPISLNTTPIQLYACLPMLLIYPISLGYVTYTTALKLAEHKRMLMEVSIHDGMTSLYNRHHWERLLKHEYEICQRYKRIATLVLFDIDHFKAFNDNFGHNVGDQAILLLARELTSGFRETDVIGRFGGDEFAVILPQTSAGDALDAVNRIRESLSLKFLNQTPQLAVFVSVGIAEISPDMGQYIDWLKAADMALYRAKNKGRRRTEVA; translated from the coding sequence ATGTCAGCCTCGTCGCCGATGTTTTTGACGGTAGATGTACGTCGCTCAGGGTTACGTTTTTCCCAGCGGGTCTATATTCCACGTATTATCGGTACGATACTGTGCTCTCTTTTTATTTCCTCGGTATTGATTGTCAAACCTGTGCCAATTTTCGCGTGGGGACTCCTCTTTCTTAATGCCTTTGTCTGGCCTCATATTGCTTACACACTATCTCTTCGTTCACACGATCCGATGCGGTGCGAGAAACGTAATTTATTGATTGATGTGGTATTTGGTGGCATCTGGATAGGGTTTATGGGCGTGAATCTTTTGCCCAGCGCATTGATTGTCGCGATGGTTGGTATGAACGGGACGGCGGGTGGTGGAATCAAACTGTTTGTTCAGGGTATCGTATTACAGTGTGTTGCCTGCTTGCTGGTTCTTGTGCTGTTTGCTGTACCTATTTCTCTGAATACCACGCCGATACAGCTTTATGCCTGCCTGCCGATGTTACTGATCTACCCGATTTCTTTGGGCTATGTTACCTACACCACTGCGCTGAAGCTGGCGGAGCACAAGCGTATGCTGATGGAAGTCAGTATTCATGACGGTATGACCAGTCTCTATAACCGTCACCACTGGGAACGCCTGCTTAAGCACGAGTATGAGATTTGCCAGCGTTATAAGCGTATTGCGACGTTAGTCCTGTTCGATATCGACCATTTTAAAGCCTTTAACGATAACTTTGGGCATAACGTCGGCGATCAGGCGATATTGCTATTGGCGCGTGAGCTGACGTCAGGTTTTCGGGAGACGGATGTGATTGGGCGATTCGGCGGTGATGAGTTTGCCGTTATTTTACCCCAGACCAGCGCGGGGGATGCGTTGGACGCGGTGAATCGTATTCGAGAGAGTTTGTCGCTGAAGTTCCTGAACCAGACGCCACAGTTGGCGGTTTTTGTCAGTGTCGGGATTGCGGAGATTTCACCGGATATGGGCCAATATATTGACTGGTTAAAGGCGGCGGATATGGCGCTTTATCGGGCAAAAAATAAAGGCCGCCGCCGAACTGAAGTGGCTTGA